CGTTTAAAAGACCGGATAAAGGAAAAAGATTTCTGCGCAGATATAGGTATTGAAAAagcctgaaaaaaaatattttaagttcattagttGAATGAAATTTCTGGTTTTTTTCTGGGTTTTTTCTTCCGTACTTCGTCCCAATATTTATATGAGGCAGATATAACCTGTGAAAGGGGACGAAGTctgtttaaattattgatttaataCCAACTTTAAGTTCTAAGTCTGTAACAAAGAAACGGAAATACAATAACCTTTCCGATTTGTGTTCAGATTTTAgttgtgacaattttttttaagttatgccgtcatattcaatgtacacaaagaaacgctatcatgaggtaacgtttttttcataCCAAACGAAATTTTCCGCAAATTCAGGaattaaaaaaagtgatttttattattattattaatacttattaggtctttccacctttccttGTAGAAAgccctattgaatttgttctgattattttttttattttttttgttcttccgactaatttttttcttgcggtGTAAAAATGTTTCACAATGTAAATAATATCATACAGTCTatacgcttttgaaactgacccTGTTTCACCGAacacttttctttgtaagagttatctccccaaacactgttttcttCTTATCAGATCTCTCCGCAACCGTAAATAAAAGCGACAAACTAATGTTcttccaaattgctcgttatatccttactgtttatcatctgtgtgcatcttcttcgtaacaaaaaaagatatcgacacaATTCTTTCTCTTGAATGCTCGTTACATTCTCAcgaatttttggctaatttgggTCGAAgtgattcgatgaaattttcgAAGAGTTATCTGCCTTAAgcaaatacatttgtagttaTGTTTTGGAAACACATGATCCTTAAGctgtatgaaaaaaatggacCAAAATGTTAGTCGCGGCATTAGTTGAAAGTTTTGGTAAAATGGTACGCGTCTTTGTTTTAGGGGCGCAATGCTACTGAAACggcaaaatgaacaaaatgaacTTCAAACTTTGCAGCTATCATGATGTATAAATGCATCTTATTGTGATTTACCAACCAAGGTCCGCCATCCGCCAACCCACACtcacccccccttttttttaggAATCTCGTTCCGCCTTGTAATTTAGTCCTGTAAATGTCAATCTTAAAAtgcaatatttctttaaaacaaaagtcTAAAATAGAAATTCATCCCGGCAAAAATCTGCTCCAACTAGTATATACACCAAATTTGCTATACAATAAACTTTTATCTCAGaaagataatataaatatactcACGGAAAATCTTGTTAATCTATTTGTGTTTTCCTTTTTAGGCTACATCACCACCTGGTAAGTAAATCTATAgaaatagttattaaaaaaaatagaacatattttaataCACGTCACTAACTTCCACTCTTGTAATatacacatacattttttttttttttcttttcttttcataaacatacgtactattttttgtttctttagaACAAGACAAAAAAAGTTTATAGTAGAATATGAACAAACCTATGTAAAATGATCATTAGTTTAAATTATTCGTTTTTTTCcgaaaaattttgaatattattgtaAGTTcgcttttgttatatttttcatgtcttcgaaatgaattgattttaaaagtgttattgTTATATTCTTCAGACAAATGCAGTAATAAATCTCAATGAATGATGCTTTATAAATATGGTAACAACGTCGATTTTGAGGGTTTAcatgtcatgtcattttctatttttctttgaCTCAAATATTGCTTTGTTATCTTCCTCCTGTTTTccatttattattgttattgttttttagaCCCATGCTGGAATAAACCGCTATGCATGATGTATTGTAAATATGGTAACCACGTCGACCAAGATGGCTGTGCtatttgtaaatgtaaacaaCCTCGTAAGTACACTCTAAACacacaatttcaaattattgttgATCCAATTTGATTTGAGTACACATCTTCAGTTCACGCTTGGCTTCCAAGTATCTGACAACGCTTCATTTTACTTTCTGCCTAAAAGAGCTTTCTAGGTACTCTAGTTTTGTCATAAAAATACTAGAATGCTAAATTTCATTGGCTTATCGAATAATGAAAAGAAAGTAGATAGGAGTATAATTGTTGAAGTGAATGTTACTTACCATAACAAATTCGGGCGCATCATACAAATGTCGATATATTATAACAGCAATTGAAATACTGATCTAATGATATATAGCTTATTTCTTGTGTTCTAATTAAATGCTTTTTCGAGTACATCAGCTGAAATGGCTTTCAACTTACTTGTTTCAAAGAAATTTGCTCATGGGAAAAACAagtaaagttttctttttttttcagctCACTGCCCAAAATATATGTGTGCTATGTACTGTGAACACGGATTTCAAGTTGGAGCTGATGAATGTGAAATTTGTAAATGCAACCAGCCTCGTAAGTCTATATGATATCTGAATCGTATATTCCAAATTTTTTCACAATAAATATGTGACTCCATTGAAATCCGctctttttaatttgtaatttctggtTACTTAATCTGAAGATATTTTCTAACATCTTTcgaatttttacattttctgatGCCCGTTATGTGTTTGGTGAACGATgagcattttgatttttgtcaagATCATTCTTTgtgtcaatagttatcaaaagtaccaggattataattttatacgccagactcgcgtttcgtctacataagactcatcagtgacgctcagatcaaaatagttaaaaagccaaacaagtgtcctgtaccaagtcaggaagatgtccattgttataatattgttcatttctgtgtgtgtgttgcattttaacgttgagtcgtttgtgttttctcttatttttgagataagacgtggcacggtacttgtctatcccaaattcatatatttggttttgatgttatatttgttattctcgtggtgttttgtctgttgcttggtccgtttctgtgtgctgttgcgtttcggtgttgtgtcgttgttctcctcttatatttaatgcgtttccctcggttttagtttgttaccccgatttttttttgtccatggatttatgagttttgaacagcggtatactactgttgcctttatttgactATACGCTACATGAAacgagttataaaaaaaatgcaattattttggGAGTTGATATTTCAGTAAATGTTGCAAAGAGTTCCAATTTAATGTTACCTACACAGTTTTCAAACCTTGTATTTGTTAAACTTGATTACGGTAAACACTAAATAACCCATTATATTCACATATTGAAGCCCTCTTTGTGATGGTGCCACACgttttatcaaaattgatatCCACTATAATAGCGAAAGACTTTTCGATTCAAACCTCCACTTCTACCAGGTGCAGAGAAATATCATATGTAAATGGTCGGTTGATTAGTCTTTTATTGTATATACGTATTGTGATGGTGGGTTCAAAATTGGAACCGACGGATGCCAGATTTGCAAATGCAACTAACCACGTAAGCCTATACAATATGaatatgatgttttt
The nucleotide sequence above comes from Mytilus trossulus isolate FHL-02 chromosome 5, PNRI_Mtr1.1.1.hap1, whole genome shotgun sequence. Encoded proteins:
- the LOC134718589 gene encoding antistasin-like; this translates as MLRYILLLAVAVITIQATSPPDPCWNKPLCMMYCKYGNHVDQDGCAICKCKQPPHCPKYMCAMYCEHGFQVGADECEICKCNQPPRAG